The genomic segment TAGTATGAGTGGTTACTGAAGTTAATAGACTAGAAACGTTGAAAGTGGAAtaagtttcttcaaataaaGCAGATGCTAACTGTAAAATGGGCCTGgcaatttcatcttcatttacagaagaagaacttgaTGTCGAACTAACATTATCATGACTGACAAAGCTTGCCGTAGCACTACTAGTACTACCATTATTACCGCTAATGCTTCCACCACCGCTACTGcttccaccaccactaaTGCTTCCACCGCTACTACTAGATCCCGTACTTCTTCTTAAGAGACGGAAAACGTGGGTATATTCTGCTGGCCTACCTATTATCCAAAACATTAATGTTCTGGAAGCGTAATGAAGTAATAGACAGTGATAGATTGTTTTCCTCATATTATTAGCCATGCCTCTTACCATATCCAAATAACGGGCAACATTTCGTTTGTTCAAATAAACACAACCGAAAAGATCCATATAATGTAAAACACCTTGCTCAATACCAACATGATTTTCTAAGAAAGGTTTCAAAACCGTCCGCCTCAAATACCTCGTAAACTCTGCAGGGTTTGCCGCGGATATAAATCTGAGAATATAATTAACGGTTAAATCAACTTTATTGGCACAGCCAGTACCATTACGTTGCCTTAAGAATTGTTGCTGCGAGGGTAAAATGTTTGCAGACACCAACGAAGTGTTACCATACAGCTGCTGGGACATACCTCGCAAAATATGTAAAGCATTTGTATCGAATTTTATTCTACCACATAGATCTAGTAATCTAAGGGCAATTTCCGGGTCCAAAGGCTGTGGCGATACCGAATGGAAACATGGTCGATGCGTAGAAAATCCGATAACTCTACCAATACCACCGCCTCTTGGTTCTCCCGTACGCTTAGCTTCAATACCTTCCCACACATTTTCCATATTATCACTTAAAAGCCGTACTAGCACCAAAATAGACTGTATCTgttcttcattcaattgTAAAATGTTCTGCTGTTTACCCAAAATAGATTCAATTACTTCTAGGGAAGCTTGTACCACAGGATCAAAACCTTGTGAATAGGAAACGTCCATTATTATACCCCTATGCATAAGAAAAACCTCGTTACTTTCTACATCATGATATTGACCATGGCCCACTTCGTGTGGTAGAATCGGTAGGATTCTCTCCCAATACATGTGGTTTACTAAGGAGGGCACTGGACCAACCATTTTCTCTATTTTAAAAGGGAGTCGGGATAAAAGAATCTTAATACTATCAACGTTCGGgataaagaaagaacaaaatgTTGACGAGTAACTACTGAGAGAAGCTCACAGAACTATGGAATTTCAATGTTACCACTATGGAAAGTACCttcctttctctttttttcaactcAAAAAGACCTATTCCTGATATTTAtcttttctccttcttcttgtccTCTTTCCACCTCTTGTATCACTACCagttattgttattattatcagtATTGGTCccaatcttcttcttcttcttctccttttaCTCCTACTACTGGTTCTCAACAGGTCTTGCTGATACTGGTCGTCGTTGGGTTTAGTTCCTGTTGGTAGTTGTTAACTTGTTCTCATGGTGGCAAGATGACTTGATCCTTTCTTTTTAGGAAgatattcaaaagaaaaaagagacGCAGTCTCTTTccttccttttcttttttggGTGATCCTTCCTTCTTTAACGCCGCAACGGGGAAGTGAAAtaggaaaaagaaatgggTCCGATATCTGTGGGGAAAACTGTACAGAAAgacaaaaagaaggaaattAAGGGTTGTGCGGGTAATGTAAAATACTGTATGTCTGCCCCGCAGCGGGCTTTCATTTACCAAACGCGGTAAACCGGACATGTTGCGTCCGGTGTTCGCTATGCCTACTGAGACCGCTGAAAGCTGCGGGATTATCGATCAGAAGTAATACCTTTGCGCGAGCCGGGAATCGAACCCGGGGCTCAACAATGGGAACGttgaattttaccactaaacCACTCGCGCATAGAAATTCTCATAAAAGGGTTTTGAGCGTATGCATCCGTGTCGGTAGAGACTCTCCAGCGTAGTTTCACGTGACTATGTACTCTATAGCATAAtacaaaaattgttaaaacCTGGTTTATCGTGAAATTTGTGCTTCTTGGTGAATTTGTCGTAGCCTTCCTGATTCTTCGAACTAGTACGACGTAATAACATGTAGcacaattttttggattcGTGGTATTTCACCATTGAATAACCCAAGAATTCCATTAATTGCGTAAAATGGTTCTTGCTCATGTACCTCGAATGGTTAATACACGGTAGCGGTAACACGACGAACAGATAGCCATTTTCTCTGAGAAAATGTTCGAATCTCATGCACATCTGTCCTCTTTGTATCGGTGTCGGGACGAAATTTAACACCAGTGAACAGGATACAAAATCGAACTTTTCACCTTCGTCCTTAGGCAGCGGTCTTTGCATGAAATCTTGTTTTTGAATGCCTGGTTGTGAACTTTCTAGGTCTATTCGTATTACAGGTTCGAAAAGTCCACAAGTACTTATTCGATTTTCAGTACTCAAAGAACCAATTTCTAAGGCGCTAAGAGAACCATCGCTTCTGTGACCTAATTCTTGTAGCCATTGTACTAGTATTTTAGAGGAGTCGCCACCCCTGTTATTTGTCTGTCCCACACGGCTTGCCAATTGGTAATCCCTGAGCCCACCACGACTATGAATCTGATTCATAATGTATCCAAGGCATTGGACAAGTTCTTGTTCAGATTGCAGACTTTGCGCTTTGAGCAGTTGTGGTTCCATATCATCCCTTGAGGTGCCTATTTCGTACTGCCGTTTCATTTTGGGATTAAGAGAATCGTCAATGGTTTTCTTATTAGCGTCTTCGTCATTATCCACCAGTGATATGCCTAGTTTGTTGCATAGAATACGTCTTTTATTGATTAATAAATGGAATCTTCTGATAATCCTTCTAGATTTAGTAGGCTTGATGCTAATTGGAACATTCCCAGATACCTGACGACCGGTGATCGTCTTCCTTTTC from the Zygosaccharomyces rouxii strain CBS732 chromosome B complete sequence genome contains:
- the BMT2 gene encoding 25S rRNA (adenine2142-N1)-methyltransferase (similar to uniprot|P38278 Saccharomyces cerevisiae YBR141C Hypothetical ORF) encodes the protein MSFDEKFHIMKKRSAMISRKRKTITGRQVSGNVPISIKPTKSRRIIRRFHLLINKRRILCNKLGISLVDNDEDANKKTIDDSLNPKMKRQYEIGTSRDDMEPQLLKAQSLQSEQELVQCLGYIMNQIHSRGGLRDYQLASRVGQTNNRGGDSSKILVQWLQELGHRSDGSLSALEIGSLSTENRISTCGLFEPVIRIDLESSQPGIQKQDFMQRPLPKDEGEKFDFVSCSLVLNFVPTPIQRGQMCMRFEHFLRENGYLFVVLPLPCINHSRYMSKNHFTQLMEFLGYSMVKYHESKKLCYMLLRRTSSKNQEGYDKFTKKHKFHDKPGFNNFCIML